The bacterium genome contains a region encoding:
- a CDS encoding ATP-binding cassette domain-containing protein, with product MKVIIVDHLSYQNHLKDISFTIQSGEIVGLIGPKNSGKTTILKILSGLLKPSSGFVSVLDYDPFLKTADFLKQISFLFNTVKPLLNNLTPIEVLEITKEVYGLTMRDFNKSLNDLTKYIADPVLLDSLIYRPKIVILDEQNNYLNQIYEYNSKNQATVIIAEEKIDDLVGLVRRVIVVDEGRQIFDGPIDEIIEKFAKEKLIKIKLSEEINTKDVEEVGTVKKYVFPYLYLSAPRSVAAFAAAELLQKLPVTNLNIEELPIDEIINNMKK from the coding sequence ATGAAGGTAATAATTGTGGATCATTTGTCGTACCAGAACCATTTAAAAGATATCTCTTTTACAATACAGTCTGGTGAAATAGTCGGTCTTATAGGCCCGAAAAATTCTGGTAAAACAACAATACTTAAAATTCTTTCTGGGCTTTTAAAGCCCTCGTCGGGTTTTGTGTCTGTACTTGACTACGATCCATTTTTGAAGACTGCTGACTTCTTGAAACAGATTTCTTTTTTATTTAACACAGTTAAACCACTTCTGAATAATTTAACACCCATAGAGGTATTAGAGATAACCAAAGAAGTCTATGGATTAACGATGCGAGATTTCAACAAAAGTCTAAACGACTTAACCAAGTATATTGCAGATCCAGTATTACTTGACTCATTAATATATAGACCAAAAATAGTCATTCTAGATGAACAAAATAACTATTTGAATCAGATATATGAATATAATTCTAAAAACCAAGCGACAGTGATAATTGCAGAAGAAAAGATAGACGATTTAGTAGGCTTGGTTAGGAGGGTTATTGTGGTAGATGAAGGTCGCCAAATATTTGACGGTCCTATTGATGAAATAATTGAGAAATTTGCAAAAGAGAAGTTAATTAAAATTAAGTTGTCGGAAGAAATTAATACAAAAGATGTTGAAGAAGTTGGTACAGTTAAAAAATATGTATTTCCCTATCTTTACCTATCAGCTCCACGTTCTGTTGCAGCTTTTGCGGCAGCAGAATTGTTGCAAAAACTGCCAGTTACAAACTTAAATATAGAAGAATTACCAATTGATGAAATAATTAATAATATGAAAAAATGA
- a CDS encoding HU family DNA-binding protein — protein sequence MTKKEIIELVSRKAHLTKKGAEEAVDVFLVEIGRVLSKGEKVVLSGFGTFRVISMKGKTVKIPKTDKLVTIKSHRAPKFTPGKTLKRQVVR from the coding sequence ATGACAAAAAAAGAAATAATTGAGTTGGTTTCAAGAAAAGCCCATTTAACTAAAAAAGGTGCTGAAGAGGCAGTTGATGTTTTTTTGGTTGAGATTGGGAGAGTGTTATCTAAGGGAGAAAAAGTTGTTCTTTCTGGATTTGGAACATTTAGAGTTATTTCAATGAAGGGTAAGACTGTTAAGATACCGAAAACAGATAAACTGGTTACAATTAAGTCACATAGAGCTCCAAAATTTACTCCAGGCAAAACTTTAAAAAGACAAGTTGTAAGATAA
- the rny gene encoding ribonuclease Y, which yields MATQSDYIKKLESVSKMTVDEAKKALLDEVQRDLSSEIAKKIRQAEEKVKLESSEKSREILADALKHGVTKFVAEYTVSSIIVPNEEVKGRIIGGEGRNIRAFEKDAGVEIIIDDTNEIRISSFDSIRREVAKRALEVLIKDSRIQPSRIEEVLKITRADLNDVLLEEGKKISEECGVYNLPIELMRLIGKFKFRTSYGQNLGHHTIEETKIGVAIAQELGANIDIVRLGCLLHDIGKVVTDEEGNHIDVGVATAKKFGIAKEVVNVIAEHHEDKPFSSIESYICWIADAASGSRPGARYEPHEGYVKRMDKIEEIVKGFEGVETAYAFQAGRDVRVFVDPNEVDDDKLTILAHDIARKLEKEAEYAGQIKVTAVREVRAVDTTKAK from the coding sequence ATGGCTACACAAAGTGATTACATTAAAAAATTAGAATCAGTTTCTAAGATGACAGTAGACGAAGCAAAGAAGGCTTTGTTGGATGAAGTCCAGAGAGATTTATCTTCTGAAATTGCAAAGAAAATTAGACAGGCTGAAGAGAAAGTCAAACTTGAATCTTCAGAAAAATCAAGAGAAATATTGGCTGATGCATTAAAGCATGGCGTTACTAAGTTCGTGGCAGAATATACTGTTTCTTCAATAATTGTTCCAAATGAGGAAGTTAAAGGTAGAATTATTGGTGGGGAGGGAAGAAATATTAGGGCATTTGAAAAAGATGCTGGTGTTGAAATTATTATAGATGATACTAACGAAATAAGAATTTCTTCATTTGATTCAATTAGACGTGAAGTTGCAAAGAGAGCATTGGAAGTGTTAATTAAAGATTCAAGGATTCAGCCTTCAAGAATTGAAGAAGTGTTAAAGATTACTAGGGCAGACTTAAATGATGTTCTATTGGAAGAAGGTAAGAAAATTTCTGAAGAATGTGGTGTATATAACTTACCAATTGAATTAATGAGGCTTATCGGTAAGTTTAAATTTAGAACTTCATATGGCCAGAATTTGGGACACCACACAATTGAAGAGACAAAAATTGGAGTTGCAATTGCCCAAGAATTGGGCGCAAACATTGACATTGTTAGACTTGGTTGTTTGCTTCATGATATAGGTAAAGTAGTAACTGACGAAGAGGGAAATCATATTGATGTAGGTGTCGCTACAGCCAAAAAGTTTGGTATTGCTAAAGAGGTGGTTAATGTAATTGCAGAACATCACGAAGACAAGCCATTTTCATCTATTGAAAGTTATATTTGTTGGATAGCTGACGCTGCTTCTGGGTCACGCCCCGGGGCTAGATACGAACCTCACGAAGGATATGTTAAAAGAATGGACAAAATTGAGGAAATTGTTAAGGGTTTTGAAGGTGTAGAAACAGCCTATGCCTTCCAGGCAGGTCGTGATGTTAGGGTCTTTGTTGATCCAAATGAAGTAGATGATGATAAACTAACCATTCTAGCCCATGATATTGCAAGGAAACTTGAGAAAGAGGCAGAGTATGCAGGTCAAATTAAGGTAACGGCTGTACGTGAAGTTCGTGCTGTTGACACAACGAAGGCTAAATAG